Proteins encoded by one window of Arachis hypogaea cultivar Tifrunner chromosome 1, arahy.Tifrunner.gnm2.J5K5, whole genome shotgun sequence:
- the LOC112695739 gene encoding nucleobase-ascorbate transporter 6, whose translation MAGGGGGGGAPAPKADEPQPHPPKDQLPNISYCITSPPPWPEAILLGFQHYLVMLGTTVLIPTALVPQMGGGNDEKARVIQTLLFVAGINTLLQTLFGTRLPAVIGGSYTYVPTTISIILSGRFSDEPDPIEKFKRIMRATQGALIVASTLQIVLGFSGLWRNVARFLSPLSAAPLVALVGFGLYELGFPGVAKCIEIGLPQLILLVFVSQFVPHVLKGGKHVFDRFAVIITVAIVWLYAFLLTVGGAYNHAAPKTQSTCRTDRSGLIEAAPWIRVPYPFQWGAPSFDAGEAFAMMMASFVALVESSGAFIAVYRYASATPMPPSILSRGIGWQGVGILLSGLWGTGNGSSVSVENAGLLALTRVGSRRVVQISAGFMIFFSILGKFGAVFASIPPPIVAALYCLFFAYVGAGGLSFLQFCNLNSFRTKFVLGFSIFLGLSIPQYFNEYTAIYGYGPVHTGARWFNDIINVPFQSKAFVAGVVAYFLDNTLHKDPTIRKDRGKHWWDKYRSFKGDTRSEEFYSLPFNLNKYFPSV comes from the exons atGGCAGGAGGTGGAGGAGGGGGAGGAGCACCTGCACCAAAGGCAGATGAGCCACAGCCACATCCACCCAAGGATCAGCTTCCTAACATCTCTTACTGCATTACCAGTCCTCCTCCATGGC CTGAGGCTATACTTCTGGGTTTTCAGCATTATCTTGTGATGCTTGGTACAACTGTGCTAATCCCCACTGCTCTTGTTCCCCAGATGGGAGGTGGCAAT GATGAGAAGGCAAGAGTTATTCAAACACTGCTCTTTGTAGCTGGAATCAACACATTGCTGCAAACATTGTTTGGAACTCGATTGCCTGCAGTAATTGGTGGCTCTTATACCTATGTTCCAACAACAATCTCAATTATTCTCTCTGGTCGATTCAGTGATGAACCAGATCCTATAGAG AAATTCAAGAGGATAATGCGGGCTACTCAGGGTGCTCTTATTGTTGCTTCAACTCTTCAAATAGTACTAGGCTTTAGTGGCCTCTGGCGTAATGTTGCAAG GTTCTTAAGCCCTCTTTCAGCAGCTCCTTTGGTCGCACTTGTTGGTTTCGGGCTATACGAGCTAGGCTTTCCTGGG GTTGCTAAATGTATAGAAATTGGATTGCCGCAGCTTATATTGCTAGTTTTTGTGTCGCAG TTTGTACCCCATGTGCTCAAAGGTGGAAAGCATGTCTTTGACCGTTTTGCTGTGATAATTACGGTTGCAATTGTATGGTTATATGCATTTCTGCTCACTGTCGGAGGGGCCTATAACCACGCCGCACCCAAAACACAATCAACCTGTCGTACTGATCGTTCTGGCCTAATAGAAGCTGCTCCATG GATACGGGTCCCTTACCCTTTTCAATGGGGAGCACCTTCATTTGATGCAGGTGAAGCCTTTGCCATGATGATGGCATCCTTTGTTGCTCTTGTAGAG TCCAGTGGAGCTTTCATTGCTGTTTACCGGTATGCAAGTGCAACACCAATGCCACCATCTATTCTCAGCCGGGGTATTGGTTGGCAG GGAGTTGGCATTCTGTTATCAGGATTGTGGGGAACTGGCAACGGATCATCCGTATCTGT AGAAAATGCTGGTCTTTTGGCTTTGACTCGTGTTGGCAGTCGGAGAGTTGTGCAAATATCTGCAGGGTTTatgattttcttttcaattcttg GTAAATTTGGAGCAGTTTTCGCTTCCATCCCACCTCCAATTGTTGCTGCCTTGTATTGCTTGTTCTTCGCTTATGTTG GTGCTGGAGGCCTTAGTTTTCTTCAATTTTGCAACCTCAACAGTTTCAGGACTAAGTTTGTATTAGGTTTCTCCATCTTCCTTGGCTTGTCCATTCCGCAGTACTTCAACGAGTACACGGCAATCTACGGTTACGGTCCAGTCCACACCGGCGCAAGATGG TTCAATGACATAATCAATGTCCCATTCCAGTCAAAAGCATTTGTTGCCGGTGTTGTCGCGTATTTCTTGGACAACACACTACATAAGGACCCAACCATTAGGAAGGACAGAGGAAAACATTGGTGGGACAAGTACAGGTCCTTCAAGGGTGATACAAGAAGTGAAGAGTTCTATTCACTGCCTTTCAATCTCAACAAGTACTTCCCTTCTGTGTAA